A stretch of Myxococcus hansupus DNA encodes these proteins:
- a CDS encoding GAF domain-containing protein codes for MRPPFVAEGLPGGAGPSARLRGSDDAEERIAFLASAGELLSSSLESRTVLQRLAELAVPLLADWCAVDVLTADGCVERVAAAHRAPEQAALVLELARLQPLDLAAAGGIPEVLRTGKAALLPEVPDATLPGLVSTAAQLEVARRLGIRAGLIVPLLARGRVLGALSLVRCEEAGAPGAADLELALELARRASLSLDNALLYAEARGVQQRTERLQAVTAALSRAATAEDVAEALMHEDLRPAGPSRGAVLGMLEDGRLHVLGSFGYAPAVLDSLRGLWADQVPLLDRALSQLEPQWFGTHEAVLRAIPEPARDVLGVMGTGAWAALPLKVEHRVRGFLMFAWDTPQRFLAEERGFMSSLAQQCAQALERAALYEALRERGGKLHLALEVGKEAEERLFFLLEASRALAEHLDDVEWTLEHLSRVAAENVATYCLVELVGSDGELRCVAASHREQERDVSLLAALPPSWVEGTLHPARECFLSGETRFLPEVGPELLERMSQGHGHRAFLESLNPHSLLAVPVRTRGRTLGVITLGTSAPCRRLVTADVAMAEELARRVAVALENASLYRDAQAAVRLRDEFLSVASHELKTPLTSLKLQHGLIERAVGEEGRERVRPRLATAMRQVQRLSALVDSLLDVSRISLGRLTLEPADIDLGQAVRDAVDRMEEVFTQAGCSVRVEVPGPLPGRWDSLRLDQVLVNLLTNAAKYGAGRPVLVEAAFEGEKDVRVSVRDEGIGIAAEDLPRLFGRFERAVSERHYGGLGLGLYISRQIVDAMGGRIEVESRPGAGSVFTVRLPRGGR; via the coding sequence GTGCGTCCACCTTTCGTGGCGGAGGGCCTGCCGGGTGGCGCCGGGCCGTCCGCTCGCCTGCGGGGGAGCGACGACGCCGAGGAGCGCATCGCGTTCCTGGCGAGCGCGGGGGAGCTGCTGTCCTCCTCCCTGGAGTCCCGCACGGTGCTCCAGCGGCTCGCGGAGCTGGCCGTCCCACTGCTGGCGGACTGGTGCGCGGTGGACGTGCTCACCGCGGACGGCTGCGTGGAGCGCGTGGCGGCCGCGCACCGGGCGCCGGAGCAGGCGGCGCTGGTCCTCGAGCTGGCGCGTCTTCAGCCCTTGGATTTGGCGGCCGCGGGGGGCATCCCGGAGGTGCTGCGCACCGGCAAGGCCGCGCTGCTGCCGGAGGTCCCGGACGCGACGCTGCCAGGGCTGGTGAGCACGGCGGCGCAGTTGGAGGTGGCGCGGCGCCTGGGCATCCGCGCGGGCCTCATCGTGCCGTTGCTGGCGCGAGGCCGCGTCCTGGGCGCGCTGTCGCTGGTCCGGTGCGAGGAGGCCGGCGCGCCGGGCGCGGCCGACCTGGAGCTGGCGTTGGAGCTGGCTCGGCGCGCCAGCCTGTCGCTGGACAACGCACTGCTGTACGCGGAGGCGCGCGGCGTGCAGCAGCGCACCGAACGTCTCCAGGCCGTCACCGCGGCGCTGTCCCGCGCGGCCACCGCCGAGGACGTGGCGGAGGCGCTGATGCACGAGGACCTGCGGCCCGCGGGGCCCTCGCGCGGCGCGGTGTTGGGCATGTTGGAGGATGGACGGCTCCACGTGCTGGGCTCCTTCGGCTACGCGCCGGCCGTGCTCGACAGCCTCCGGGGGCTGTGGGCGGACCAGGTGCCGCTCCTGGACCGCGCCTTGTCGCAACTGGAGCCCCAGTGGTTCGGCACGCACGAGGCGGTGCTGCGCGCCATTCCCGAGCCGGCGCGGGACGTGCTGGGCGTCATGGGCACGGGCGCGTGGGCCGCGCTGCCGCTGAAGGTGGAGCACCGCGTCCGGGGCTTCCTGATGTTCGCGTGGGACACGCCGCAGCGCTTCCTCGCGGAGGAGCGCGGCTTCATGTCGTCGCTGGCGCAGCAGTGCGCGCAGGCGCTGGAGCGCGCGGCGCTGTACGAGGCGCTGCGGGAGCGCGGCGGCAAGCTGCACCTGGCGCTGGAGGTCGGCAAGGAGGCCGAGGAGCGGCTCTTCTTCCTGCTGGAGGCGAGCCGCGCGCTGGCCGAGCACCTGGACGACGTGGAGTGGACGCTGGAGCACCTGTCGCGGGTGGCGGCGGAGAACGTGGCCACCTACTGCCTGGTGGAGCTGGTGGGCTCGGACGGTGAGCTGCGGTGCGTGGCCGCGTCCCACCGCGAGCAGGAGCGGGATGTGTCGCTGCTGGCCGCGCTGCCACCGTCCTGGGTGGAGGGCACGCTGCATCCGGCGCGCGAGTGCTTCCTGTCAGGGGAGACGCGCTTCTTGCCCGAGGTGGGGCCGGAGCTGCTCGAGCGCATGAGCCAGGGGCACGGGCACCGGGCCTTCCTGGAGTCGCTGAACCCGCACTCCCTGCTCGCGGTGCCGGTGCGCACGCGGGGGCGCACGCTGGGCGTCATCACGTTGGGGACGTCGGCGCCGTGCCGCAGGCTGGTCACCGCCGACGTGGCCATGGCGGAGGAGCTGGCGCGGCGGGTGGCGGTGGCGCTGGAGAACGCGTCGCTCTACCGGGATGCCCAGGCCGCGGTGCGCCTGCGTGACGAGTTCCTCTCCGTGGCCAGCCACGAGCTGAAGACGCCGCTCACCAGCCTCAAGCTGCAGCACGGGCTCATCGAGCGCGCCGTGGGCGAGGAGGGCCGGGAGCGGGTGCGGCCCCGGCTGGCCACGGCCATGCGGCAGGTGCAGCGGCTGAGCGCGCTGGTGGACAGCCTGCTGGACGTCAGCCGGATTTCGCTGGGGCGGCTGACGCTGGAGCCCGCGGACATCGACCTGGGACAGGCCGTGCGCGACGCCGTGGACCGGATGGAAGAGGTGTTCACCCAGGCGGGCTGCTCGGTGCGCGTGGAAGTCCCCGGGCCGCTGCCGGGCCGGTGGGATTCGCTGCGGTTGGACCAGGTGCTGGTGAACCTGCTGACCAACGCGGCCAAGTACGGCGCGGGCCGGCCCGTCCTCGTGGAGGCGGCCTTCGAGGGCGAGAAGGACGTGCGCGTGTCCGTGCGTGACGAGGGCATTGGCATCGCCGCGGAGGACCTGCCGCGCCTGTTCGGCCGCTTCGAGCGCGCGGTGTCCGAAAGGCACTACGGCGGCCTGGGGCTGGGGCTCTACATCAGCCGGCAGATTGTCGACGCCATGGGTGGGCGCATCGAGGTGGAGAGCCGGCCCGGGGCGGGCTCCGTCTTCACCGTGCGTCTGCCCCGCGGCGGGCGCTGA
- a CDS encoding CheR family methyltransferase, with product MTGPGARGAELEALEVDLLLEGVARQWGFDLRSRSRPQLLRRLRHHLREERLDSFSSLQGRVLHDAEAMDALLRTLSCTPPALFSEAAFFRDFRARVVPVLRTWPSVRVWHAGCGTGEDSYALAILLHEEGLWGKCRLYASDASEGLLADARTGVLPLPTDEDARRYLEAGGKGALSDYYTRDGNWALLQPKLRDRIFFTQHNLATDGSFNEFHVIVCRDTLLTFNRALHNHVHGRLFESLARFGFLCLGRKETVARTPHAGAYEALEDCGRIYRRVA from the coding sequence ATGACGGGGCCCGGCGCGCGCGGCGCGGAGCTGGAGGCGCTGGAGGTGGACCTGCTCCTGGAGGGCGTGGCCCGGCAGTGGGGCTTCGACCTCCGGAGCCGCTCCCGGCCGCAGCTCTTGCGGCGGCTGCGACACCACCTTCGCGAGGAGCGGCTGGACAGCTTCTCCTCCCTCCAGGGCCGCGTGCTGCACGACGCCGAGGCGATGGACGCCCTGCTGCGGACGTTGTCCTGCACGCCGCCGGCGCTCTTCTCGGAGGCCGCCTTCTTCCGGGACTTCCGCGCCCGGGTGGTGCCGGTGCTGCGCACCTGGCCGTCCGTGCGGGTGTGGCACGCGGGCTGCGGCACCGGGGAGGACAGCTACGCGCTGGCCATCCTGCTGCACGAGGAGGGCCTGTGGGGGAAGTGCCGGCTGTATGCGTCCGACGCCAGCGAGGGCCTGCTGGCGGACGCGCGCACCGGGGTGCTGCCGCTCCCGACGGACGAGGACGCGCGCCGTTACCTGGAGGCGGGCGGGAAGGGCGCGCTCAGCGACTACTACACGCGTGACGGCAACTGGGCGCTGCTCCAGCCCAAGCTGCGCGACCGGATTTTCTTCACGCAGCACAACCTGGCCACGGATGGCTCGTTCAACGAGTTCCACGTCATCGTGTGCCGGGACACGCTCCTGACGTTCAACCGCGCACTGCACAACCACGTGCACGGCCGACTCTTCGAGAGCCTCGCCCGCTTCGGCTTCTTGTGTCTGGGACGCAAGGAGACCGTGGCGCGCACGCCCCACGCGGGGGCCTACGAGGCGCTGGAGGACTGCGGCCGCATCTACCGGAGGGTGGCATGA
- a CDS encoding DUF5985 family protein produces MAEAVYILCALTSLACAVMLLRAYKRTGTRLLLWSGLCFVGMVVSNVLLFVDLVVLPSSIDLFMPRLIATLSSASILLYGLIWDAS; encoded by the coding sequence ATGGCTGAAGCGGTCTACATCCTCTGCGCTTTGACGAGCCTGGCGTGCGCGGTGATGCTGCTGCGAGCCTACAAGCGCACGGGGACGCGGCTGCTCTTGTGGAGCGGGTTGTGCTTCGTGGGGATGGTGGTCAGCAACGTGCTGCTCTTCGTGGACCTGGTGGTGCTGCCGTCGAGCATCGACCTGTTCATGCCACGGCTCATCGCCACGCTGTCCAGCGCCTCCATCCTGCTCTATGGCCTCATCTGGGACGCATCCTGA
- a CDS encoding ABC transporter ATP-binding protein, with translation MVTSGTGPGAQASAGVSKVLSVASLRKEYGGKAAVDGVSFEVGRGEIVGLLGPNGAGKTTTINMVLGVLAPTSGTIHIQQLDLASQRSAALELTNFAAVYSPLPGNLTVYQNLRVFGLIYGVKALGARIEELLTQFDLVKYRDAKCGVLSSGEQTRVALAKAMLNRPSLLLLDEPTASLDPATARDIRTRIREFAAEGTGGVLWTSHNMYEVEEVCDRVMFLSHGQVLLEGDPRTLPREHGQPSLEELFITVAREPLALGRN, from the coding sequence ATGGTGACTTCAGGGACGGGGCCCGGGGCGCAGGCGAGCGCCGGGGTGTCCAAGGTGCTGTCGGTGGCGAGCCTGCGCAAGGAATACGGCGGCAAGGCCGCGGTGGATGGTGTCTCGTTCGAGGTGGGGCGGGGCGAGATTGTCGGACTGCTGGGGCCCAACGGCGCCGGGAAGACGACGACCATCAACATGGTGCTCGGCGTGCTCGCGCCCACGTCCGGCACCATCCACATCCAGCAGTTGGACCTGGCGTCCCAGCGCTCCGCGGCGTTGGAGCTGACGAACTTCGCCGCCGTCTACTCGCCGCTGCCCGGCAACCTCACCGTGTACCAGAACCTGCGCGTCTTCGGCCTCATCTACGGGGTGAAGGCGCTGGGCGCGCGCATCGAGGAGCTGCTCACGCAGTTCGACCTGGTGAAGTACCGCGACGCGAAGTGTGGCGTGCTGTCCTCCGGCGAGCAGACCCGCGTGGCGCTGGCGAAGGCGATGCTCAACCGGCCAAGCCTGCTGCTGCTGGACGAGCCCACCGCGTCGCTGGACCCCGCGACGGCGCGCGACATCCGCACCCGCATCCGCGAGTTCGCCGCGGAGGGCACCGGCGGCGTGCTGTGGACGTCCCACAACATGTACGAGGTGGAGGAGGTTTGTGATCGCGTGATGTTCCTGTCGCACGGCCAGGTGTTGCTGGAAGGGGACCCGCGCACGTTGCCCCGCGAGCATGGCCAGCCCTCGCTCGAGGAGCTCTTCATCACCGTGGCGCGCGAGCCGCTCGCGCTGGGACGGAACTGA
- a CDS encoding DUF5985 family protein, translating to MLKPMLNGAAAMAWLACALFFLRFWVQSKDRLFGFFALAFTMLGGNAVVAALMDTDDERRHYIYVVRLFAFLLILYAIWDKNRAGRRGAG from the coding sequence ATGCTCAAGCCCATGCTCAACGGTGCGGCGGCGATGGCGTGGCTGGCGTGCGCGCTGTTCTTCCTCCGCTTCTGGGTCCAGTCCAAGGACCGGCTCTTCGGCTTCTTCGCGTTGGCCTTCACGATGCTGGGGGGCAACGCGGTGGTGGCGGCGCTGATGGACACGGATGACGAGCGGCGCCACTACATCTACGTGGTGCGGCTCTTCGCCTTCCTGCTCATCCTGTACGCCATCTGGGACAAGAACCGCGCGGGCCGGCGCGGCGCGGGTTAA
- a CDS encoding response regulator — translation MTGGPTRERLPTPPLEPASLLLVDDQQENLLALEATLAPLGQRLITARSGREALRHLLTQDFAVILLDVVMPDMDGFETAQLIRERERSRGTPLIFLTGLSRGPHPELRGYAMGAVDYLLKPFEPSILRSKVSVFVELFRKTELVRRQAEALREAQQREHARELLEAQRRVEAERLRSEASRNQHRWLEAVLAALPMPLALVEPGSGHTLLANKAAQGLAAGCLAYREARVLHADACFRGEDGRRLAEEALPLRRATRGEVFQAFPVEWEVNGRRGSVLAYCERLPRMHGRPETMLLALMDVTALRATASHGWLPLPVTEHIATLEARGEDAGSLARLIDVLRNLPGLSTGRPGQEHADGSSPAEDSGQADNLNAPGGEHRRARNG, via the coding sequence TTGACCGGCGGTCCCACCCGCGAGCGCTTGCCCACGCCGCCGCTGGAGCCCGCGTCGTTGCTCCTGGTGGATGACCAACAGGAGAACCTGCTGGCCCTGGAGGCCACGCTGGCGCCGCTCGGGCAGCGGCTCATCACCGCGCGCAGCGGCCGCGAGGCGCTTCGCCACCTGCTCACCCAGGACTTCGCCGTCATCCTCCTGGATGTCGTGATGCCAGACATGGATGGCTTCGAGACGGCGCAGCTCATCCGCGAGCGCGAGCGCAGCCGGGGCACGCCGCTCATCTTCCTCACGGGCCTGTCCCGCGGACCGCATCCGGAGCTGCGCGGCTATGCCATGGGCGCGGTGGATTACCTGCTCAAGCCCTTCGAGCCGTCCATCCTCCGCTCCAAGGTGAGCGTCTTCGTGGAGCTGTTCCGCAAGACGGAGCTGGTGCGGCGGCAAGCGGAGGCCCTGCGTGAGGCGCAGCAGCGCGAGCACGCCCGCGAGCTGCTGGAGGCGCAGCGGCGCGTGGAGGCGGAGCGGCTGCGCTCCGAGGCCAGCCGCAATCAGCACCGCTGGCTGGAGGCGGTACTGGCCGCGCTGCCCATGCCGCTGGCCTTGGTGGAGCCGGGCAGCGGGCACACGCTGCTGGCCAACAAAGCGGCCCAGGGTCTGGCGGCGGGATGTCTGGCCTATCGCGAGGCGCGCGTGTTGCACGCCGATGCCTGCTTTCGCGGGGAGGATGGACGGCGCCTCGCCGAGGAGGCGCTGCCCTTGCGGCGCGCCACCCGAGGCGAGGTGTTCCAGGCCTTTCCCGTGGAATGGGAAGTGAATGGGCGGCGCGGCTCGGTGCTCGCCTACTGTGAGCGGTTGCCGCGCATGCACGGCCGCCCGGAGACGATGCTGCTGGCGCTGATGGACGTGACGGCGCTGCGAGCCACCGCCAGCCACGGTTGGCTGCCCCTGCCGGTGACGGAGCACATCGCTACACTGGAGGCACGGGGTGAGGACGCGGGGTCGCTCGCCCGGCTCATCGACGTGCTGAGGAACCTGCCAGGTCTGTCCACCGGCAGGCCCGGCCAGGAGCATGCGGATGGCTCCTCTCCTGCGGAGGACAGCGGCCAGGCGGACAACCTCAACGCCCCGGGCGGTGAACATCGCCGGGCGAGAAATGGTTGA
- a CDS encoding chemotaxis protein CheB gives MSPMGLLVMGAPRSAAADVESVLALLPPHLSVPVVLALHRGPLDALAAPLGRRCALPVVEPDDKDELQPGCVYLAPAGYHLLVDGGCVALSVEPPEHGQRPGLDALFESAADSQGARAAGLLFTGHEDGVAGLHALHARGGRVAVVGDFQTGGEGEEGEMSRLTLGTVGGWLARLAYVPRSKVQP, from the coding sequence ATGAGTCCCATGGGCTTGCTGGTGATGGGGGCGCCGCGCAGCGCGGCGGCGGACGTGGAGTCGGTGCTGGCGCTCTTGCCGCCCCACCTCTCGGTGCCGGTGGTGCTGGCGCTGCACCGGGGGCCGCTGGACGCGCTGGCCGCGCCGCTGGGCCGCCGCTGCGCGCTGCCCGTGGTGGAGCCGGACGACAAGGACGAGCTGCAACCCGGCTGCGTGTACCTGGCCCCCGCGGGCTACCACCTGCTGGTGGATGGCGGCTGCGTGGCCCTGTCCGTGGAGCCGCCCGAACATGGGCAGCGGCCCGGCCTGGACGCGCTCTTCGAGTCCGCGGCGGACAGCCAGGGGGCTCGGGCCGCGGGGCTGCTCTTCACGGGGCACGAGGATGGTGTGGCGGGCCTGCACGCGCTGCACGCACGCGGCGGACGCGTGGCGGTGGTGGGGGATTTTCAAACCGGGGGCGAAGGGGAGGAGGGCGAGATGTCGCGATTGACGCTGGGAACCGTAGGAGGGTGGCTCGCGCGGCTGGCCTATGTGCCGCGCTCCAAGGTGCAACCTTGA